One region of Danio rerio strain Tuebingen ecotype United States chromosome 5, GRCz12tu, whole genome shotgun sequence genomic DNA includes:
- the spaw gene encoding southpaw isoform X1: MAGVIRGQMHTLKALPKPGHPQTRHGRTESKPPFAMQPVIACASFALFVLRVVDCVWIDKNGAFIKDHRTAFFGAYSSQFYPRYPLYMMQLYRDFSGNKMLTTPASVDNPALHQSDFVLSLIAQDCHQTEERWTVSFDMSSLSASDNIQLSELRIRLPAFSASRRVTVDIFHQHKQRCASDSVFCRNKKLFLGSVKSVDVSQSSSSWRVFNITELLQQWLIQGMDTPDRVTAPDYDQGSGSGSGDDFIKSFTSSWPRKIQHPTAERVMIVVFYKETVTHSASSLMNTVAQSKYVTLNRPADGTQGRRHKRNRVERMRMTDDRNVTGKPTPSEEQQASLCRRVDMWVDFDQIGWDEWIVHPKRYNAYRCEGECPSPLDETYNPTNHAYMQSLLKLYQPERVSCPSCVPLRLSSLSMLYYEGDGVVMRHHEDMIVEECGCH, from the exons ATGGCGGGGGTCATCAGGGGCCAGATGCACACTTTAAAAGCATTGCCCAAACCAGGACACCCTCAGACGAGACACGGTCGGACAGAATCCAAACCTCCATTCGCAATGCAGCCGGTCATAGCGTGCGCTTCATTCGCGTTATTTGTTTTACGCGTTGTTGATTGCGTGTGGATCGATAAAAATGGCGCGTTTATTAAAGATCATCGCACAGCTTTCTTCGGTGCTTACTCCAGCCAGTTTTATCCAAGGTACCCGCTGTACATGATGCAGTTATACAGAGACTTCAGCGGGAATAAGATGCTGACTACTCCTGCTAGTGTGGACAACCCGGCTCTCCATCAGTCTGACTTCGTCCTGAGCTTGATTGCACAAG acTGTCATCAAACTGAAGAGCGATGGACCGTCTCCTTTGACATGTCTTCCCTGTCAGCGAGTGACAACATCCAGCTCTCGGAGCTTCGCATTCGGCTGCCGGCGTTTTCTGCATCCAGACGCGTGACTGTAGACATCTTCCATCAGCATAAACAGCGCTGTGCATCTGACTCCGTGTTTTGTCGCAACAAAAAACTGTTTCTGGGCAGCGTTAAATCAGTAGACGTCTCTCAATCATCATCATCCTGGAGAGTTTTTAACATTACAGAACTCCTACAGCAATGGCTGATTCAGGGAATGGATACACCAgaccgggtcacggcaccagatTATGACCAGGGCAGTGGAAGTGGAAGCGGAGACGACTTTATTAAATCTTTCACAAGCAGCTGGCCAAGAAAAATCCAGCATCCCACAGCAGAACGAGTCATGATTGTAGTTTTCTACAAAGAAACTGTGACCCACAGCGCTTCCAGCTTGATGAATACAGTGGCGCAGTCCAAATACGTCACTCTGAACCGACCAGCAGATGGAACTCAGGGTCGGAGACACAAACGAAACCGTGTGGAAAGGATGCGCATGACTGATGACAGAAATGTGACAGGAAAGCCAACACCTTCAGAGGAACAGCAAGCTTCACTTTGCCGGCGGGTTGATATGTGGGTGGATTTTGATCAGATTGGGTGGGATGAGTGGATCGTGCATCCTAAGCGTTATAATGCATACAGATGCGAAGGGGAATGTCCGAGTCCTCTGGATGAGACTTACAACCCAACAAACCACGCTTACATGCAG agtCTGTTGAAGCTCTACCAACCGGAGCGGGTCAGCTGTCCGTCCTGCGTGCCGCTGCGCCTCAGTTCGCTCTCCATGCTTTACTATGAAGGGGATGGAGTGGTGATGAGACACCACGAGGACATGATCGTGGAGGAGTGCGGCTGTCATTGA
- the spaw gene encoding southpaw precursor (The RefSeq protein has 3 substitutions compared to this genomic sequence) gives MQPVIACASFALFVLRVVDCVWIDKNGAFIKDHRTAFFGAYSSQFYPRYPLYMMQLYRDFSGNKMLTTPASVDNPALHQSDFVLSLIAQDCHQTEERWTVSFDMSSLSASDNIQLSELRIRLPAFSASRRVTVDIFHQHKQHCASDSVFCRNKKLFLGSVKSVDVSQSSSSWRVFNITELLQQWLIQGMDTPDRVTAPDYDQGSGSGSGDDFIESLTSSWPRKIQHPTAERVMIVVFYKETVTHSASSLMNTVAQSKYVTLNRPADGTQGRRHKRNRVERMRMTDDRNVTGKPTPSEEQQASLCRRVDMWVDFDQIGWDEWIVHPKRYNAYRCEGECPSPLDETYNPTNHAYMQSLLKLYQPERVSCPSCVPLRLSSLSMLYYEGDGVVMRHHEDMIVEECGCH, from the exons ATGCAGCCGGTCATAGCGTGCGCTTCATTCGCGTTATTTGTTTTACGCGTTGTTGATTGCGTGTGGATCGATAAAAATGGCGCGTTTATTAAAGATCATCGCACAGCTTTCTTCGGTGCTTACTCCAGCCAGTTTTATCCAAGGTACCCGCTGTACATGATGCAGTTATACAGAGACTTCAGCGGGAATAAGATGCTGACTACTCCTGCTAGTGTGGACAACCCGGCTCTCCATCAGTCTGACTTCGTCCTGAGCTTGATTGCACAAG acTGTCATCAAACTGAAGAGCGATGGACCGTCTCCTTTGACATGTCTTCCCTGTCAGCGAGTGACAACATCCAGCTCTCGGAGCTTCGCATTCGGCTGCCGGCGTTTTCTGCATCCAGACGCGTGACTGTAGACATCTTCCATCAGCATAAACAGCGCTGTGCATCTGACTCCGTGTTTTGTCGCAACAAAAAACTGTTTCTGGGCAGCGTTAAATCAGTAGACGTCTCTCAATCATCATCATCCTGGAGAGTTTTTAACATTACAGAACTCCTACAGCAATGGCTGATTCAGGGAATGGATACACCAgaccgggtcacggcaccagatTATGACCAGGGCAGTGGAAGTGGAAGCGGAGACGACTTTATTAAATCTTTCACAAGCAGCTGGCCAAGAAAAATCCAGCATCCCACAGCAGAACGAGTCATGATTGTAGTTTTCTACAAAGAAACTGTGACCCACAGCGCTTCCAGCTTGATGAATACAGTGGCGCAGTCCAAATACGTCACTCTGAACCGACCAGCAGATGGAACTCAGGGTCGGAGACACAAACGAAACCGTGTGGAAAGGATGCGCATGACTGATGACAGAAATGTGACAGGAAAGCCAACACCTTCAGAGGAACAGCAAGCTTCACTTTGCCGGCGGGTTGATATGTGGGTGGATTTTGATCAGATTGGGTGGGATGAGTGGATCGTGCATCCTAAGCGTTATAATGCATACAGATGCGAAGGGGAATGTCCGAGTCCTCTGGATGAGACTTACAACCCAACAAACCACGCTTACATGCAG agtCTGTTGAAGCTCTACCAACCGGAGCGGGTCAGCTGTCCGTCCTGCGTGCCGCTGCGCCTCAGTTCGCTCTCCATGCTTTACTATGAAGGGGATGGAGTGGTGATGAGACACCACGAGGACATGATCGTGGAGGAGTGCGGCTGTCATTGA
- the ank1a gene encoding ankyrin-1a isoform X49 produces the protein MWALVTELFFSFILLAFMVISCQNVLHIASSSVRSVLAYIHTQLDRELGENEGVADEEENVTTRVVRRRVILKGDEAEDLPGEQVSEEQFTDEHGNIVTKKIVRKVVRRGKGEEGGQELIIEGLQQDISEPDFDGEQFMSYAVLGRDSKPDVVDVKRGGAQIVKCASLRRVKQ, from the exons ATGTGGGCTCTGGTCACGGAGCTGTTCTTCAGCTTTATTCTGCTCGCCTTTATGGTGATCAGCTGCCAGAATGTTCTGCATATCGCCAGCAGCTCAGTGCGCTCTGTGCTGGCCTACATACACACTCAGCTGGACCGAGAGCTGGGCGAGAATGAAGGAGTGGCAGACGAGGAGGAAAACGTCACCACTCGGGTCGTGCGCCGCAGGGTTATACTGAAG GGTGATGAGGCTGAGGATCTTCCAGGAGAGCAAGTGAGCGAGGAGCAATTCACAGACGAGCATGGCAACATCGTCACCAAAAAG ATTGTGAGGAAAGTGGTCCGGAGAGGAAAAGGGGAGGAAGGGGGTCAGGAGCTGATCATTGAAGGTCTGCAGCAGGATATCAGTGAGCCTGACTTTGATGGAGAACAGTTCATGAGCTATGCCGTCCTGGGACGTGACAGCAAG CCGGATGTTGTGGATGTGAAGAGAGGAGGTGCTCAGATAGTCAAATGTGCGAGTCTGCGGAGAGTAAAGCAGTGA
- the ank1a gene encoding ankyrin-1a isoform X50 → MWALVTELFFSFILLAFMVISCQNVLHIASSSVRSVLAYIHTQLDRELGENEGVADEEENVTTRVVRRRVILKGDEAEDLPGEQVSEEQFTDEHGNIVTKKIVRKVVRRGKGEEGGQELIIEGLQQDISEPDFDGEQFMSYAVLGRDSKIL, encoded by the exons ATGTGGGCTCTGGTCACGGAGCTGTTCTTCAGCTTTATTCTGCTCGCCTTTATGGTGATCAGCTGCCAGAATGTTCTGCATATCGCCAGCAGCTCAGTGCGCTCTGTGCTGGCCTACATACACACTCAGCTGGACCGAGAGCTGGGCGAGAATGAAGGAGTGGCAGACGAGGAGGAAAACGTCACCACTCGGGTCGTGCGCCGCAGGGTTATACTGAAG GGTGATGAGGCTGAGGATCTTCCAGGAGAGCAAGTGAGCGAGGAGCAATTCACAGACGAGCATGGCAACATCGTCACCAAAAAG ATTGTGAGGAAAGTGGTCCGGAGAGGAAAAGGGGAGGAAGGGGGTCAGGAGCTGATCATTGAAGGTCTGCAGCAGGATATCAGTGAGCCTGACTTTGATGGAGAACAGTTCATGAGCTATGCCGTCCTGGGACGTGACAGCAAG ATCTTGTAG
- the ank1a gene encoding ankyrin-1a isoform 2 precursor (isoform 2 precursor is encoded by transcript variant 2) encodes MWALVTELFFSFILLAFMVISCQNVLHIASSSVRSVLAYIHTQLDRELGENEGVADEEENVTTRVVRRRVILKGDEAEDLPGEQVSEEQFTDEHGNIVTKKIVRKVVRRGKGEEGGQELIIEGLQQDISEPDFDGEQFMSYAVLGRDSKVGF; translated from the exons ATGTGGGCTCTGGTCACGGAGCTGTTCTTCAGCTTTATTCTGCTCGCCTTTATGGTGATCAGCTGCCAGAATGTTCTGCATATCGCCAGCAGCTCAGTGCGCTCTGTGCTGGCCTACATACACACTCAGCTGGACCGAGAGCTGGGCGAGAATGAAGGAGTGGCAGACGAGGAGGAAAACGTCACCACTCGGGTCGTGCGCCGCAGGGTTATACTGAAG GGTGATGAGGCTGAGGATCTTCCAGGAGAGCAAGTGAGCGAGGAGCAATTCACAGACGAGCATGGCAACATCGTCACCAAAAAG ATTGTGAGGAAAGTGGTCCGGAGAGGAAAAGGGGAGGAAGGGGGTCAGGAGCTGATCATTGAAGGTCTGCAGCAGGATATCAGTGAGCCTGACTTTGATGGAGAACAGTTCATGAGCTATGCCGTCCTGGGACGTGACAGCAAGGTGGGCTTTTGA